The sequence AAGCTGGCAATCTGTAATCGCTTCAATGTACTCGGCTGAGGGCATTTCATCGCGAAAACTGTTCATATCAACGACAAATCGGTTCTCATAGACGAAGTATCGGGTGAAACTGTCGCCTGATTTATCATAGTAACAGACCCTGAAAACCCCGTCTGTTACGTATCCTATCTGTGTGGAAATTTTTCCAGCTTCTGCAAAGTAAGCACCTTTCGCAACATTCTTCCGTTTAGCCTTAGTCTGGATCAATTCACGTTGTTGTGCGTTGAGGTGCCCAAACTGGAGCAAATAGGCGATGAGTTCTTCCATTAGTCAAACCTATTAAATAGTGCACAAACATTGACCGCTA comes from Spirosoma aureum and encodes:
- a CDS encoding Crp/Fnr family transcriptional regulator, with amino-acid sequence MEELIAYLLQFGHLNAQQRELIQTKAKRKNVAKGAYFAEAGKISTQIGYVTDGVFRVCYYDKSGDSFTRYFVYENRFVVDMNSFRDEMPSAEYIEAITDCQLLVFSKEDFTQLSALIPEWHDIFVKITSYVLENKLKVTSNMLVQDAQKRYLNFLDHYPGLANRVPLNMLASYLGITPSSLSRIRKNIP